A region from the Flavobacteriales bacterium genome encodes:
- a CDS encoding aspartate-semialdehyde dehydrogenase: MKVAVVGATGLVGGVMMKVLKERNFPVDVFLPVASDKSEGKTVRFRGKDHTVVTMAQAVASAPDLALFSAGGTTSLEWAPRFAEVGTVVVDNSSAWRMDPTKKLVVPEINGHQLTAADKIIANPNCSTIQMVLALAPLHKAYGVQRVVVSTYQSVTGTGQKAVAQMENERNGVKGDMAYPFTIDRNVIPRCDVFTDNGYTKEEMKLVNETKKILDPSIRVTATAVRVPVTGGHSEAVNVEFSKEFDLEVVRQLLREAPGILLLDEPGKDEYPMPLLANNRDEVLVGRLRRDESQPCTLNLWIVADNLRKGAATNAVQIAELLVAKGLLKAVGRNY, translated from the coding sequence ATGAAAGTCGCGGTAGTAGGTGCCACCGGTCTGGTGGGCGGTGTTATGATGAAGGTGCTCAAAGAGCGCAACTTCCCGGTGGATGTCTTCCTGCCCGTGGCGAGCGATAAGAGCGAGGGCAAAACGGTGCGGTTCCGGGGGAAGGACCACACAGTGGTGACGATGGCCCAAGCGGTGGCCTCAGCACCCGACCTGGCGCTGTTCTCGGCGGGTGGCACCACCTCATTGGAGTGGGCCCCCCGGTTCGCCGAAGTGGGCACAGTGGTAGTGGACAACAGCAGCGCGTGGCGCATGGACCCCACCAAGAAGCTGGTAGTGCCGGAGATCAATGGTCACCAGCTTACGGCTGCGGACAAGATCATCGCGAACCCCAACTGCAGCACTATACAGATGGTGTTGGCCTTGGCGCCGTTGCACAAGGCATACGGCGTGCAGCGTGTGGTGGTGAGCACCTACCAGAGCGTCACGGGCACCGGCCAGAAAGCGGTGGCTCAAATGGAGAACGAGCGCAACGGCGTGAAGGGCGATATGGCCTACCCGTTCACCATCGACCGCAACGTGATCCCGCGCTGCGATGTCTTCACCGACAACGGCTACACCAAGGAGGAGATGAAGCTGGTGAACGAGACGAAGAAGATCCTCGACCCTTCGATCCGCGTGACGGCCACCGCCGTGCGCGTGCCGGTGACCGGCGGCCACAGCGAAGCCGTGAACGTGGAGTTCAGCAAGGAGTTCGATCTGGAGGTGGTGCGCCAGTTGTTGCGTGAAGCACCCGGCATCCTGTTGCTCGATGAACCCGGCAAGGACGAATACCCCATGCCGCTATTGGCCAACAACCGCGATGAGGTGCTGGTGGGCCGCCTTCGCCGCGACGAATCGCAGCCCTGCACGCTCAACCTATGGATCGTGGCGGACAATCTGCGCAAGGGCGCGGCCACCAATGCGGTGCAGATCGCGGAGCTATTGGTGGCGAAGGGGCTGTTGAAGGCGGTGGGCCGGAACTATTGA
- a CDS encoding lamin tail domain-containing protein — protein sequence MARPFPTFLAALGCLFLSASVCAQFADDFSDNDFTNGVVWAGSTTLFTAATGQLQSQSPGAANYYLSTASSSSTNAQWEWFANLKFSTSGANYADMYLMSSAADLASGVNGYFVRMGGTQDRLELFRSDAGTNISLLASADGIVNSSTDNPFKIRVTRDAANNWTLLYDDGALGSFTSAGTVLDATYNTSTHFGVRIEQSTAASAVNNHFFDDFSVGAIPVDLAPPSVMSVTAISATQVDVQYDEALDAGAIGTYDIIPFIGVSAQLQDGIDPALVHVTPSIALTSGNTYSLLSSGAEDAAGNAAGAASTDFTFIIPAVAGPRDVVINEIMADPSPTVGLPDAEFVEIHNPTTDAFDLAGWIITDGSTNGVLPAFNLLPGAYAILTDDANAALFPGFGDVLSIASFPSLNNDGDPLELKDDGGVVIDAVAYDIAWYNDDAKDDGGWTLEQKNPGTPCSGGTNWSASTAGAGGTPGTANSILNTTPDVQPPSLVSVQVNSTTSITLVFNEEMNAASLVAGTYSIAPAITVVSVTAGAPPVTSATLVLGQPLVVGQQYTISVTSVSDCPGNTIGSSNTATFALPEPASPGDIVINEVLYDPRVGGYDFVELYNASSKTLSLADLKLANEENGTISNITAITTQAVLLLPGKYIAITENTANITAEYPLGHTDRYFQTDIPSYNNGDGTVVLMDVDGDTLDLFRYNDDLHFELLNSTEGVSLERIDPARPSSDNTNWHSAAEAVGSATPGYRNSQYSATDAPTGELVIDRAIFSPDNDGFEDVLTMAYRFDQAGFMGNIIIYDQSGREAKKLMQNELLGTTGSISWDGILDTNEKARMGPYIVVFEVFDLAGNVETYRKTVVLAHKL from the coding sequence ATGGCACGTCCCTTTCCGACCTTCCTCGCAGCGCTTGGCTGCTTGTTCCTGAGCGCATCGGTGTGCGCCCAGTTCGCCGACGATTTCAGCGACAACGACTTCACCAACGGTGTAGTTTGGGCGGGCAGCACCACGCTCTTCACCGCTGCAACGGGACAGCTGCAGAGCCAAAGCCCAGGAGCCGCCAACTACTATCTGAGCACGGCCAGCTCCTCGTCCACTAACGCGCAATGGGAGTGGTTTGCCAACCTGAAGTTCAGCACCAGCGGGGCCAACTACGCCGACATGTACCTGATGAGCAGCGCAGCCGACCTGGCCAGCGGCGTCAACGGCTACTTCGTGCGCATGGGCGGCACGCAGGACCGGTTGGAGCTGTTCCGCAGCGACGCAGGCACGAACATTTCGCTGCTGGCCAGCGCGGACGGCATCGTGAACAGCAGCACGGACAATCCGTTCAAGATCCGGGTGACGCGCGATGCCGCGAACAACTGGACACTGCTTTACGATGATGGTGCTCTTGGCTCGTTCACTTCCGCCGGAACGGTGCTCGACGCCACGTACAATACCAGCACGCACTTCGGTGTGCGCATTGAACAAAGCACGGCAGCCAGCGCCGTGAACAATCACTTCTTCGACGACTTCAGCGTGGGCGCCATCCCGGTGGACCTGGCACCGCCGAGCGTGATGAGCGTGACCGCCATCAGCGCTACGCAGGTGGATGTGCAGTACGACGAGGCGCTCGACGCGGGGGCCATCGGGACCTACGACATCATCCCGTTCATCGGCGTGAGCGCGCAACTACAGGACGGCATTGATCCAGCATTGGTGCACGTTACACCCTCCATCGCTCTGACGAGCGGTAATACGTACTCGCTGCTATCGAGCGGTGCCGAGGATGCCGCAGGCAATGCGGCTGGTGCTGCTTCCACGGACTTCACGTTCATCATCCCCGCAGTGGCCGGGCCACGCGATGTGGTGATCAACGAGATCATGGCCGACCCCTCGCCGACCGTCGGTCTTCCGGATGCAGAGTTCGTGGAGATCCACAACCCCACGACGGATGCCTTCGACCTGGCGGGATGGATCATCACGGACGGTAGCACCAACGGCGTACTGCCCGCCTTCAACCTGCTGCCGGGAGCCTATGCCATCCTCACGGACGACGCCAATGCCGCGTTGTTCCCAGGCTTCGGCGATGTGTTGAGCATCGCATCGTTCCCCTCGCTCAACAACGATGGCGATCCATTGGAGCTGAAGGACGATGGCGGTGTTGTGATCGATGCAGTGGCATACGACATCGCTTGGTACAACGATGACGCGAAGGATGACGGTGGCTGGACCTTGGAACAGAAGAACCCCGGCACGCCGTGCAGTGGTGGTACCAATTGGAGCGCGAGCACCGCAGGCGCCGGAGGAACACCCGGCACGGCCAACAGCATCCTGAACACAACACCGGACGTTCAGCCACCATCGCTCGTAAGCGTGCAGGTGAACAGCACCACGTCCATCACCTTGGTGTTCAACGAGGAGATGAACGCGGCATCCTTGGTGGCCGGCACCTACTCCATCGCTCCCGCGATCACTGTCGTGAGCGTAACCGCCGGCGCACCTCCCGTGACTTCCGCCACACTTGTCCTTGGCCAACCGCTGGTGGTAGGGCAGCAGTACACGATCTCCGTGACCAGCGTTAGCGATTGCCCGGGCAATACCATCGGCAGTTCCAATACCGCAACGTTCGCCCTGCCCGAACCGGCTTCACCCGGCGATATCGTGATCAACGAAGTGCTCTACGACCCGCGCGTGGGCGGCTACGACTTCGTGGAACTCTACAACGCTTCCTCCAAAACGCTCAGCCTCGCCGACCTCAAGCTTGCCAACGAGGAGAACGGCACCATATCGAACATCACGGCCATTACAACGCAAGCCGTGCTTCTTCTGCCCGGCAAATACATAGCGATAACCGAGAACACAGCGAACATCACGGCCGAGTATCCACTGGGCCATACCGACCGCTATTTCCAAACGGATATTCCGAGCTACAACAACGGGGATGGCACCGTGGTGCTCATGGACGTGGATGGCGACACCCTTGACCTGTTCCGCTACAACGATGATCTGCACTTCGAGCTGCTCAACAGCACTGAGGGTGTGAGCTTGGAGCGCATCGACCCGGCCCGGCCCAGCAGCGACAACACCAACTGGCATAGCGCCGCGGAAGCCGTCGGTTCGGCCACCCCTGGATATCGCAACTCCCAGTACAGTGCAACGGATGCGCCGACCGGTGAGCTGGTCATCGACCGCGCCATCTTCTCGCCCGACAACGACGGTTTCGAAGACGTGCTCACCATGGCGTACCGATTTGACCAAGCGGGCTTCATGGGCAACATCATCATCTACGATCAGAGCGGCCGCGAGGCGAAGAAGCTGATGCAGAACGAACTGCTGGGCACCACGGGCAGCATCAGCTGGGACGGCATCCTGGACACCAACGAGAAGGCACGCATGGGCCCTTACATCGTGGTCTTCGAAGTGTTCGATCTGGCCGGGAACGTCGAGACCTACCGCAAAACAGTGGTGTTGGCGCACAAGCTGTAA
- a CDS encoding DUF2281 domain-containing protein has protein sequence MSTADLLVKINSLPADLKKELSDFIDRLLVRAKKSPSPTTPTKQRRQLGLLKGKIHIPDDFDEPLEDFKDYM, from the coding sequence ATGAGCACAGCGGACCTCTTGGTCAAGATCAACTCCCTTCCGGCCGACCTGAAGAAGGAGTTGAGCGACTTCATCGATCGGCTTCTGGTGCGCGCCAAGAAGTCCCCCTCCCCAACAACCCCAACGAAACAGCGACGCCAGTTGGGGCTACTGAAAGGCAAGATCCATATCCCGGATGATTTCGATGAGCCCCTGGAGGACTTCAAGGATTACATGTGA
- a CDS encoding type II toxin-antitoxin system VapC family toxin yields the protein MRPSYGKHLHVLLDTHVLLWAMTDDKRLSPAARDIVTDKNHYVVISIVSLWEVAIKSSISKLDSRVTLRQFKNSLVQFEVDLLDMDTDHIESYTTLPLHHRDPFDRMLIAQAKHEGLHILTADPAFKLYDVNVLDI from the coding sequence ATGCGCCCCTCATACGGCAAGCATCTCCATGTGCTGCTCGACACGCACGTGTTGTTATGGGCGATGACCGATGACAAACGCCTGAGCCCAGCCGCACGAGACATCGTCACGGATAAGAACCATTATGTGGTCATCAGCATCGTGTCGTTGTGGGAGGTGGCCATCAAGTCATCCATTTCAAAGCTCGACTCAAGGGTAACGTTGCGACAGTTCAAGAACAGTCTAGTGCAGTTCGAGGTGGATCTTCTCGATATGGATACCGACCACATCGAGTCATACACCACCCTGCCACTTCACCATCGCGACCCCTTTGACCGCATGCTCATTGCCCAAGCAAAGCACGAGGGCCTGCACATCCTTACCGCAGACCCGGCCTTCAAACTATACGACGTGAACGTGCTCGATATCTGA
- the uvrC gene encoding excinuclease ABC subunit UvrC — translation MSELDVREKVKLLPRQPGVYQFLDAGGTIIYVGKAIDLRSRVGSYFGTTNGMSGKTLKLVRNIADLRTIVVATEFDALLLENSLIKQHQPKYNVALKDDKSYPWIRIRNERFPRVEGMRNPEDDGSEYFGPYASGKVMHTVLHLIRKLYRLRTCNLDLSPKHIAAGKYKVCLEYHIGNCKGPCVGHYSEEEHLKSVAEIRQIVRGRARGVMKMLTDAMLGHAEQLEFEQAEQLRERLDHLERFQRRNTVVSTDVGDVDVFTIVADEGGGYVNYLRVIDGAVVHGISVELKRKLDETEAELLQLAIVELRERFKSTAPEVIVPFDIDLRLPHSTISVPTRGDRKKLLELSFRNAQYFRIDKQKQEKLVDPEAHTTRLMETAQKDLRLPAQPRHIECFDNSNTQGTDPVSACVVFRDGKPSKKDYRHFNVRTVEGPDDFATMKEAVHRRYRRLLDEGADLPQLILIDGGKGQLSAAMESIDALGLRGKVAVIGIAKRLEELYYPNDPVPLYIDKRSTTLKLLQHLRNEAHRFGITHHRGRRSKRIIRTGLEDIPGIGKATAEKLLRRFGSVKGLQDALLEDIAAEVGAKKAVLVKEALVSVD, via the coding sequence ATGTCCGAGCTCGACGTACGCGAAAAGGTGAAGCTGCTCCCCCGGCAGCCGGGCGTGTACCAGTTCCTGGATGCGGGCGGCACCATCATCTACGTGGGCAAGGCCATCGACCTGCGCAGCCGGGTGGGCAGCTACTTCGGCACCACCAACGGCATGAGCGGCAAGACGCTGAAGCTCGTGCGCAACATCGCCGATCTGCGCACCATCGTTGTGGCCACGGAGTTCGATGCGCTGCTGCTGGAGAACTCGCTCATCAAACAGCACCAGCCCAAGTACAACGTTGCGCTGAAGGACGACAAGAGCTACCCGTGGATCCGCATCCGCAACGAACGGTTCCCACGCGTGGAGGGCATGCGCAACCCGGAGGACGACGGCAGCGAGTACTTCGGCCCGTATGCCAGCGGCAAGGTGATGCACACGGTCCTGCACCTCATCCGCAAGCTCTACCGGCTGCGCACTTGCAACCTCGACCTGTCGCCCAAGCACATCGCCGCCGGGAAGTACAAGGTGTGCCTCGAATACCACATCGGCAACTGCAAGGGGCCGTGCGTGGGACACTACAGCGAGGAAGAACATTTGAAGTCCGTGGCCGAGATCCGGCAGATCGTTCGCGGACGGGCACGCGGTGTGATGAAGATGCTCACCGACGCCATGCTCGGCCATGCAGAGCAGCTGGAGTTCGAGCAAGCCGAGCAACTGCGGGAACGCCTTGATCATCTCGAACGGTTCCAGCGGCGCAACACCGTGGTGAGCACCGACGTGGGCGATGTCGATGTGTTCACCATCGTGGCGGACGAGGGCGGCGGCTACGTCAACTACCTGCGCGTGATCGACGGTGCGGTGGTGCACGGGATCTCCGTGGAACTGAAGCGCAAGCTCGATGAAACCGAAGCCGAGCTGCTCCAACTGGCCATCGTGGAGCTGCGCGAACGGTTCAAAAGCACAGCGCCGGAAGTCATCGTTCCATTCGACATAGACCTGCGACTGCCTCACAGCACCATCAGCGTGCCCACGCGTGGCGACCGCAAGAAACTGCTGGAGCTGAGCTTCCGCAACGCGCAATACTTCCGCATCGACAAGCAAAAGCAGGAGAAGCTGGTGGACCCCGAAGCGCACACCACCCGCCTGATGGAGACCGCGCAGAAGGACCTGCGGCTACCGGCGCAACCCCGCCACATCGAGTGCTTCGACAACAGCAACACGCAGGGCACCGATCCCGTGAGCGCCTGTGTGGTGTTCAGGGACGGCAAGCCCAGCAAGAAGGACTACCGCCACTTCAACGTGCGCACGGTTGAAGGCCCCGACGACTTTGCAACGATGAAGGAAGCCGTGCACCGCCGGTACCGACGCCTGCTCGACGAGGGCGCCGATCTGCCGCAGCTCATCCTCATCGACGGTGGCAAGGGGCAGTTGAGCGCGGCCATGGAGAGCATCGACGCTTTGGGCCTGCGCGGCAAGGTGGCCGTCATCGGCATTGCGAAGCGCTTGGAAGAGCTCTACTACCCCAACGACCCCGTACCGCTGTACATCGACAAGCGCAGCACCACGTTGAAATTGCTGCAGCACCTGCGCAATGAGGCCCATCGCTTCGGCATCACGCACCACCGTGGGCGGCGCAGCAAACGGATCATCCGCACAGGGCTCGAGGACATCCCCGGGATCGGCAAGGCCACGGCCGAGAAGCTGCTGCGCCGCTTCGGCTCCGTGAAGGGTTTGCAGGATGCGCTGCTGGAGGACATCGCTGCGGAAGTCGGGGCGAAGAAGGCGGTGCTCGTGAAGGAAGCCCTTGTGAGCGTGGATTGA
- a CDS encoding glycosyltransferase, with the protein MPVVEILLPFRNAGTALHAAIESIAQQSYTDWRLVLVNNNSQEDDVRIAQQWCERDARIALVHEPHSGIAHALNTGLVQCAAPLIARMDADDIAHPDRLARQVEYLIAHPNVGVLGTRTSFETTVEKSSGMRWFVDWQNNILTPHEHYVKRFVDAPLAHPTVMFRRELVGQLGGYDTGPLPEDHELWLRWMHHGVRFAKLPEELLTWHDHADRLSRTHPNYSVDAFFYTKAKWLAAWIWRRFPSGHPVIVAGTSGLCRSRARLLEAAGIAIHAFTDVKPREVSGYAFIRHDRLPPRGEALIVSFISQRGTGDRIAAYFTSLGLVEGEDFILAA; encoded by the coding sequence ATGCCGGTGGTCGAGATCCTCCTCCCCTTCCGCAATGCAGGCACTGCCCTGCACGCCGCCATTGAGAGCATCGCGCAACAGTCGTACACGGACTGGCGACTGGTGCTGGTGAACAACAACAGCCAAGAAGATGATGTCCGCATTGCGCAGCAATGGTGCGAGCGGGACGCTCGTATCGCACTCGTTCACGAACCGCATTCCGGTATCGCGCATGCGCTCAACACCGGGCTGGTCCAGTGCGCTGCGCCCCTCATCGCCCGCATGGACGCCGACGACATCGCGCACCCTGATCGTCTTGCACGACAGGTCGAGTATCTGATCGCGCATCCTAATGTCGGTGTTCTCGGCACGCGCACAAGTTTCGAGACCACGGTAGAGAAGAGCAGCGGCATGCGATGGTTCGTGGACTGGCAGAACAACATCCTGACACCGCACGAACACTATGTGAAGCGTTTCGTGGATGCTCCCCTCGCCCATCCGACGGTCATGTTCCGGCGCGAACTGGTGGGGCAACTCGGCGGCTATGACACCGGGCCGCTGCCGGAAGACCACGAGCTCTGGCTGCGTTGGATGCACCACGGCGTGCGGTTCGCCAAGCTGCCGGAAGAGCTGCTCACGTGGCACGATCACGCCGATCGCCTCAGCCGCACGCACCCGAACTACAGCGTGGACGCCTTCTTCTACACCAAAGCGAAGTGGCTGGCTGCATGGATCTGGCGGCGCTTCCCCTCCGGACATCCGGTCATCGTTGCAGGCACCAGCGGCCTCTGCCGATCGCGTGCACGCCTGCTGGAAGCTGCTGGCATTGCCATCCATGCGTTCACCGACGTGAAGCCGCGTGAGGTGTCCGGCTACGCCTTCATCCGGCACGATCGGCTACCACCGCGCGGGGAAGCACTCATCGTCTCGTTCATCAGCCAGCGCGGCACGGGCGACCGCATTGCGGCCTACTTCACTTCGCTCGGACTGGTCGAGGGTGAAGACTTCATCCTTGCCGCCTAG
- a CDS encoding GxxExxY protein — protein sequence METRKRRTIDELTSLIIAAANEVHRELGPGLLESICEQCLIQELKDRGLIVESQLTVPVSYKGKPLGATMRLDILVEGRVIVEVKTVDQFHEAHVAQLLTYLKLTDRKVGLLINFNDALLKHGIRRVVNGDITQA from the coding sequence ATGGAGACGAGAAAGAGACGAACGATCGACGAGTTGACCTCGCTGATCATCGCTGCGGCCAACGAGGTGCACCGGGAGCTTGGGCCAGGACTGCTGGAGAGCATCTGTGAGCAATGCCTGATCCAAGAACTGAAGGACCGTGGGTTGATCGTTGAGAGCCAGCTGACCGTTCCGGTATCCTACAAGGGGAAGCCTCTTGGGGCCACCATGCGCTTGGATATCCTTGTCGAAGGCCGTGTCATAGTGGAAGTGAAAACCGTCGACCAGTTCCATGAGGCGCATGTCGCTCAACTGCTCACCTACCTGAAACTCACCGACCGGAAGGTCGGCCTTCTCATCAACTTCAACGACGCACTACTGAAGCATGGCATACGACGCGTTGTGAACGGCGATATCACCCAAGCCTGA
- a CDS encoding NAD(P)H-dependent glycerol-3-phosphate dehydrogenase: MSRSRIAVIGAGSWGTALVKLLTGTQQRVGWWVRRAETIEHIRKYGHNPDYISAAQFEVERLAMDPDIHAVVRDADVLIVAVPSAFLKDTLDQLDKSELAGKTVFSAVKGIVPQTNQIVGEYLFEHCGVAKKDFGVVCGPCHAEEVAMERLSYLTIASQNNAMAQAMGTALNGRFMKTTLSDDIYGTEYAAILKNVIAVCAGISVGLGYGDNFRAVLVARAIQEIERFVKAVHPIDRDINEPAYLGDLLVTAYSTFSRNREFGNMVGRGYSVRAAQMEMNMVAEGYYAVKCVHEINAKLKVDMPISESTYRMLYEKMAPMMEMRLLSERLA, encoded by the coding sequence ATGAGCCGAAGCCGTATTGCCGTTATCGGCGCGGGCAGTTGGGGCACGGCCTTGGTGAAGCTGCTCACCGGCACACAACAGCGTGTGGGGTGGTGGGTGCGCCGAGCGGAAACCATTGAGCACATCCGCAAGTACGGACACAATCCCGACTACATCAGTGCTGCACAGTTCGAGGTGGAGCGCTTGGCGATGGACCCCGATATCCACGCGGTGGTGCGTGATGCGGATGTCTTGATCGTTGCCGTGCCCTCGGCCTTCCTGAAGGATACGCTGGATCAACTGGACAAGTCGGAGCTGGCGGGGAAAACCGTGTTCAGTGCCGTGAAGGGCATCGTACCGCAGACCAACCAGATCGTGGGCGAATACCTGTTCGAGCATTGCGGTGTGGCGAAGAAGGACTTCGGTGTTGTGTGCGGTCCGTGCCATGCGGAGGAGGTGGCCATGGAACGGCTCAGCTACCTCACGATCGCCAGCCAGAACAACGCCATGGCGCAGGCCATGGGCACGGCGCTCAATGGCCGCTTCATGAAGACCACATTGAGCGACGACATCTACGGCACGGAGTACGCCGCGATCCTGAAGAACGTCATCGCGGTATGTGCCGGCATCAGCGTGGGGCTCGGCTACGGCGACAACTTCCGGGCTGTACTAGTTGCGCGTGCGATCCAGGAGATCGAACGCTTCGTGAAGGCCGTGCATCCCATCGACCGGGACATCAACGAACCGGCCTACCTCGGCGATCTGCTCGTTACGGCCTATTCAACCTTCAGCCGCAACCGCGAATTCGGCAACATGGTGGGCAGGGGCTACAGTGTGCGTGCAGCGCAGATGGAGATGAACATGGTGGCCGAAGGCTACTACGCGGTGAAGTGCGTGCACGAGATCAATGCCAAGCTGAAAGTGGACATGCCCATCAGTGAGAGCACCTATCGCATGCTCTACGAGAAGATGGCGCCCATGATGGAGATGCGGTTGCTGAGCGAGCGACTGGCGTGA
- a CDS encoding M28 family peptidase, whose product MRALLASLTLCCFFPFVTRAQWMTDQDARDQMRYDVQYLSSDELEGRETGTKGEKMAVDYIVGKFQSAGLIPYGDSVTYIQRFTFAAQPKLGLKNSLQVGRKKFTVLEQWFPLAYCDTGVVFSKLVKAGYGIDAPQLGRTDYEGVDVKGAVAAISVSSPDGVHPHSRYIEHNDLRKRAELAISKGAVAVLFYNDDKDATSPEFRLSEKVQPLGAPVLFLTGDLHDGLIVDGNPVVINTDIVREQRTGMNVVGMIDNGQENVVVIGAHLDHLGYGDEGSLHRGEPAIHNGADDNASGVAVMLQLARDLREMDNARGNDYLFIGFSGEEKGLYGSNWWTKHPTVPIEKLNYMINLDMVGRLDTSKTVAISGVGTSPSWAEIDRMKINGLKAKTSASGIGPSDHTSFYLKDVPAIHFFTGSHSDYHKPGDDIEKINFPGMLDITRYIESLVTTLNDDGKLTFTKTQEADSAETPRFKVTMGVVPDYMYDGKGMRVDGVTEGKSAAAAGLKAGDVVVKLGPQEISDMMSYMKALGLFKKGDTTQVTVLREGKRVTADITFK is encoded by the coding sequence ATGAGAGCCCTACTTGCCAGCCTTACCCTCTGTTGCTTCTTCCCGTTCGTCACCCGCGCACAATGGATGACCGACCAGGATGCGCGTGATCAGATGCGCTACGATGTGCAGTACTTGAGCAGTGATGAACTGGAAGGCCGTGAAACCGGCACGAAGGGCGAGAAGATGGCCGTGGACTACATCGTCGGGAAGTTCCAGAGTGCTGGACTGATCCCCTATGGCGACAGCGTCACTTACATCCAGCGCTTCACGTTCGCGGCGCAACCGAAACTGGGGTTGAAGAACAGCTTGCAAGTGGGCCGCAAGAAGTTCACTGTGTTGGAGCAGTGGTTCCCGTTGGCCTATTGCGACACGGGCGTGGTCTTCAGCAAGCTGGTGAAGGCCGGCTACGGCATCGATGCACCGCAACTGGGCCGCACGGACTATGAAGGCGTGGACGTGAAAGGAGCGGTGGCCGCCATCAGCGTCAGTTCCCCCGACGGCGTCCATCCGCACAGCCGCTACATCGAACACAACGACCTGCGTAAGCGCGCCGAACTGGCCATCAGCAAGGGTGCCGTGGCCGTACTGTTCTACAACGACGACAAGGACGCCACATCCCCGGAGTTCAGGCTGAGCGAGAAAGTGCAGCCACTCGGCGCGCCCGTGCTTTTCCTCACCGGCGACCTGCACGATGGGCTCATCGTGGACGGCAATCCCGTCGTGATCAACACCGACATCGTGCGCGAACAACGCACCGGCATGAACGTGGTGGGCATGATCGACAACGGCCAAGAGAACGTGGTGGTGATCGGTGCGCACCTGGACCACCTGGGCTACGGCGATGAGGGATCCCTCCACCGCGGTGAGCCCGCGATCCACAATGGCGCCGATGACAACGCCAGCGGCGTGGCCGTGATGCTGCAACTGGCCCGCGACCTGCGCGAGATGGACAACGCCCGCGGCAACGACTACCTCTTCATCGGCTTCAGTGGCGAGGAGAAAGGGCTGTACGGCAGCAACTGGTGGACGAAGCATCCCACAGTGCCCATCGAGAAGCTCAACTACATGATCAACCTCGACATGGTCGGCCGCCTCGACACGTCGAAGACCGTGGCCATCAGCGGTGTGGGCACTTCGCCGAGCTGGGCGGAGATCGACCGCATGAAGATCAACGGTCTGAAGGCGAAGACCAGCGCAAGTGGCATCGGGCCGAGCGACCACACTTCTTTCTACCTGAAGGACGTTCCCGCGATACACTTCTTCACCGGCAGCCACAGCGACTACCACAAGCCCGGCGACGACATCGAGAAGATCAACTTCCCCGGGATGCTCGACATCACCCGCTACATCGAGAGCCTGGTTACAACGCTGAACGACGACGGCAAATTGACCTTCACCAAAACGCAGGAAGCCGACAGTGCCGAGACACCGCGCTTCAAGGTGACCATGGGTGTGGTGCCCGATTACATGTACGACGGCAAAGGCATGCGCGTGGACGGCGTAACGGAGGGCAAGTCCGCTGCCGCCGCCGGTCTGAAGGCCGGTGATGTGGTGGTGAAGCTCGGGCCGCAGGAGATCAGTGATATGATGAGCTACATGAAAGCGCTGGGCCTTTTCAAGAAAGGCGACACCACGCAGGTGACCGTGCTGCGCGAAGGCAAGCGCGTCACCGCCGACATCACCTTCAAATGA